From Scomber scombrus chromosome 6, fScoSco1.1, whole genome shotgun sequence, the proteins below share one genomic window:
- the adal gene encoding adenosine deaminase-like protein → MDHEADVFYRELPKVELHAHLNGSVSFQTIEKLLKRKPHLNIEHSMTAIGKGQRRTLDECFQVFKVIHQLVDTEEDILMVAIDVIKEFAADGVKYLELRSTPRAEKKTGLTKKGYIETVIKAIQQCKNEGVDIDVRFLVAIDRRNGTEVAMETVELAEEFMLSSHGVVVGLDLSGDPTVGHGRDLLPALQRAKNCGLKLSLHLSEVQSQLEETDLLLNLPPDRIGHGTFMHPEVGGSQSVVDKVIKNNIPLELCLTSNVKGQTVLNYSKHHFKYWYQLGHPSVICTDDKGVFCTDLSQEYQLAASTFGLSREAVWTLSQQAIDCIFAPEAVKQQLRQKWTELHSQLFK, encoded by the exons atGGATCATGAGGCGGATGTCTTTTACCGGGAGCTGCCAAAAGTG GAGCTTCATGCTCACCTGAACGGATCTGTGAGTTTCCAAACCATCGAGAAACTCCTCAAAAGAAAGCCACATCTCAACATTGAGCACAGCATGACTGCTATCGGAAAAGGCCAGCGGAGGACATTAGACGA GTGTTTTCAGGTCTTCAAGGTCATTCACCAGCTGGTGGACACCGAGGAGGACATCCTGATG GTGGCCATAGATGTTATTAAGGAGTTTGCAGCTGATGGTGTCAAGTATTTGGAGCTGAGAAGTACACCAAGAGCGGAGAAAAAGACAG GATTGACCAAAAAGGGATATATTGAAACTGTTATTAAAGCCATCCAGCAGTGTAAAAACGAGGGAGTTGACATTGATGTAAG GTTCTTGGTGGCGATTGACCGCAGAAATGGGACTGAAGTCGCCATGGAGACGGTGGAGTTGGCAGAGGAGTTCATGCTGTCCTCTCATGGTGTGGTGGTGGGACTCGACCTGAGTGGGGATCCAACG gTCGGCCATGGCAGAGACTTACTTCCTGCCCTACAGAGGGCCAAGAACTGTGGACTGAAGTTATCACTGCACCTCTCCGAA GTGCAGTCACAGCTGGAGGAGACAGATTTGCTGTTGAATCTTCCTCCGGACAGGATTGGTCATGGCACCTTCATGCATCCTGAAGTGGGTGGATCTCAAAGTGTTGTTGATAAAGTGATTAAGAACAACATACCACTGG agtTGTGCTTGACATCTAATGTAAAAGGACAAACTGTACTGAATTACTCCAAACATCACTTTAAATACTGGTACCAGTTGGGACACCCAAGTGTGATATGT ACTGATGATAAGGGAGTCTTCTGTACAGACTTGTCTCAGGAATATCAGCTGGCAGCTTCCACCTTTGGTCTCAGTCGTGAAGCCGTATGGACGCTCTCCCAGCAGGCCATAGACTGCATCTTTGCACCAGAAGCCGTGAAACAGCAGCTCAGACAGAAATGGACCGAGTTACATTCTCAGCTGTTCAAGTGA